One genomic segment of Candidatus Poribacteria bacterium includes these proteins:
- a CDS encoding energy-coupling factor transporter ATPase codes for MVSIEIENLGFTYPSRDTPTLQGITTRVPAGTFVLLTGPTGCGKSTLLRTLNGLIPHASVGTLTGSVRLNGKAIAAQSLATTCQQVALLFQNPDDQLFCTLVEDEIAFGLENLGFSPEEIKRRITVALEQVGLPDFASREIASLSGGQKQRVALAAVCAMRPHVLLLDEPTSHLDPKGTRDILDIVARLNREMDITVILATHRTKEVAPLCDRVWLMDEGRLCSDLPKAEAFQNPTLYQRLGVQIPESGNPSVEIPLARDRGTASQAPLLSIHELQFRYPNTDQNAVRSISCEVPRGEVVAIMGANGSGKTTLIHLIAGLLRPSAGEMIVDGKSPSRVKLHRLAGKVGIVFQNPDLLLQAGTVRDEVAFGPKNLKFSTEFLEERVNTTLTQFDLGNFAPEAPYSLSRGQRQRVAVAATFSLHPDLFLLDEPTTGQDAQHLHQLMDELCDEIQREDKTLIFATHDTELTLKYAHRVLLLQDGELIFDGAPHTAFANPELLQQVSL; via the coding sequence ATGGTGTCCATTGAGATAGAAAATCTCGGTTTTACCTATCCGAGTCGTGATACGCCGACACTGCAAGGTATTACAACACGCGTCCCTGCTGGGACGTTTGTGCTGCTGACGGGTCCAACAGGGTGTGGTAAGTCTACGTTATTGCGGACATTGAACGGCTTAATCCCGCACGCTTCGGTAGGAACACTCACAGGGTCGGTTCGTCTTAACGGTAAAGCCATCGCAGCACAATCGCTCGCTACCACCTGCCAACAGGTCGCCCTCCTCTTCCAAAATCCCGACGATCAACTCTTTTGCACACTGGTTGAAGATGAAATCGCTTTTGGGCTTGAAAACCTCGGTTTTTCCCCCGAAGAAATTAAAAGACGGATCACTGTTGCCTTAGAACAGGTGGGATTGCCCGATTTTGCGTCGCGGGAGATCGCCTCGCTTTCCGGTGGTCAGAAACAGCGTGTTGCGCTTGCTGCTGTCTGTGCGATGCGACCGCACGTCTTGCTCTTAGACGAGCCAACAAGCCACCTTGATCCCAAGGGGACGCGGGACATTCTTGATATTGTTGCGCGACTCAATCGAGAGATGGACATAACGGTCATCTTGGCAACCCACCGGACGAAAGAGGTTGCCCCGCTGTGTGACCGTGTATGGCTGATGGATGAAGGACGACTCTGCTCGGATTTACCGAAAGCGGAGGCGTTTCAGAACCCTACCCTATATCAACGTTTAGGTGTGCAGATACCAGAAAGCGGGAACCCATCCGTAGAAATACCTCTTGCGCGCGATCGAGGAACCGCATCGCAAGCCCCTCTCCTCAGCATTCACGAGCTTCAGTTCCGTTATCCAAACACTGATCAAAATGCAGTGCGCTCGATTTCTTGTGAGGTGCCACGTGGAGAAGTCGTCGCGATTATGGGCGCGAACGGTTCTGGAAAAACAACCTTGATTCACCTGATTGCTGGCTTGCTGCGCCCATCGGCAGGTGAGATGATTGTTGATGGAAAATCACCCAGCCGCGTGAAACTCCATCGGTTAGCAGGCAAAGTTGGTATCGTTTTTCAGAATCCCGATTTGCTGTTGCAGGCGGGAACCGTTCGTGATGAGGTGGCATTCGGTCCAAAAAATCTTAAATTCTCTACAGAGTTTCTTGAAGAGCGAGTCAACACGACACTCACCCAGTTTGACTTGGGTAATTTCGCTCCAGAGGCACCCTATTCGTTATCGCGTGGGCAGCGTCAGCGGGTTGCTGTTGCTGCGACTTTCTCATTGCATCCTGACCTATTCCTCCTCGATGAACCCACCACAGGACAGGATGCGCAGCATCTCCATCAGTTAATGGACGAGCTTTGCGATGAGATCCAGCGAGAGGATAAAACCCTCATTTTCGCAACGCACGACACAGAACTCACCTTGAAATACGCACACCGCGTTCTCCTATTACAAGATGGCGAATTGATTTTTGATGGCGCGCCCCATACTGCCTTCGCTAATCCCGAACTTCTACAGCAGGTATCGCTATAA
- a CDS encoding nucleotidyltransferase domain-containing protein, with amino-acid sequence MVTRQEIQATCDDIVREFAPLQVILFGSYAYGTPTEDSDVDLLVVMDIPKSEFLNKAIEIRQRISYSFGMDLLVRSPEEIAYRVSYNDWFLREITEKGELLHGSDADCNVKNLQGTDYRTG; translated from the coding sequence ATGGTTACCCGACAGGAAATCCAGGCTACATGTGATGATATCGTGCGCGAATTCGCGCCACTACAAGTTATCCTCTTTGGTTCTTATGCGTATGGCACCCCGACAGAGGATTCAGATGTAGATCTGCTTGTTGTGATGGATATTCCGAAGTCGGAGTTTCTCAACAAAGCTATAGAGATCCGACAACGTATTTCATACTCATTCGGTATGGACCTGTTAGTGCGTTCGCCGGAAGAGATTGCGTATCGGGTCTCGTATAACGATTGGTTTCTTCGTGAGATTACTGAAAAAGGGGAGTTGCTTCATGGATCCGACGCAGACTGCAATGTTAAAAATCTACAAGGTACCGATTACAGAACAGGTTAG